A segment of the Panicum hallii strain FIL2 chromosome 1, PHallii_v3.1, whole genome shotgun sequence genome:
CTCCTGCATGGCTGTGTGAGCACCAACCGGCCTATCCTTCAGCAAACTCTGGCGAAGCGCCATGTTCTCGGCAGCGCAGCACTGGAGGGCATAGCTTAAGCGGCAGCACTCTGCCTCCAGATACTTGCTCTTCATCTCCAGGTCTTTTAGATACAACTTCTTCCTCTCCCTTGATTTCATGGCAGAATCCTTATTCCTCATTCGTCTGTTGAAACACAACACGAAAGGCACTAATTTTATATATTGCCTTGCCAAACCAGGCAAACAAATGTATCATTTACGGTTCTCTAGTTACCCATCTTTCAATAGTTATTTATAATGATTACGACAACCTCTCAACCGATACTTACAGTAGTGGTGAATGTGCGCAAAAAGGCAACAGAATATACACAGACAATCATACATTTTCTTCTTCTAATTTTGTTTAAAGAGTACAATGTTTTTATTAGATCAAGGGGTCTTGGGGAAGCCCGTGGCATCATCGTATGCAGGAAATGAGTTGAGAAGAAGCTCATCAAGTCCTCAAGCTCACAAATAATAATAATGAAAGGACACAGAAACATGTAGCTGCTTCCATTTCCGAACAATAAACCCAATGACCCTGAAACCTAGACCAACAATGAAAGGCCAGAGAAAAAGAGCTGAAGTATTTTATCTTTTGCGAACTTTCGCATACAAAGCAATAGGACTCTATTATGGATTCTACTACTACATTTCCCCAAAACACTGGACATAATCATCTTACAGTCAGTTCTAGGGAACATTACATTTGCATTTTTCCCATGAAGAAACTAATCATGCAATTAATCTGCATCATCCAACTGAGCTAGATACTTGCCAAGAAAAACAAAGTTTAGCAGCTCCTTCCACACTAATTGATGCCCAGCTACCCCCCTCTATTCGGTTTATATTGCACATAATACTTGTGGAAAATTAGCTATTCCTTGACAAACTTTGGCATAGAAATATTTCCTAGGCAGATGAGGAAAATTAATTTTTACTTGAAAAGAACACGAAAAATTCGCTGAGAATAGGATTGTTTTTCTACTAAAAATACAGAAAAAAAGCACtacctcttcttcttcttgctgtCGAGATCATCGCCGCCATCCGCACCCAGGACCTCTTCATCATCCCCTGCGGACGCACCGGCACCATCCGCGCTCCTTTCTCCAGTGGACTTGGGGCTTCCGTCGTCCTCGCCGTCCCCGACGAGGACGCCGTCCAAGAACTCATCAACCCCGTCCGCGTCCATCGCTGCCTCGTCCTCATAGTCCTCCATGAGAAACTTCTCGATCTCCCCCAGCCCCTCCCGGTGGCCCTCCCCAGCAGCCAACAGCTCCCGCGACGCCCCCGCCTCCGCGTCCGGTGCCAGCAGCGGGGCGAATACGGCGGCGGGGTCGCCGGAGAAGGAGGCGAGGACGGCGTCGACCTCCTCGAGCGGAAGGTCGTACTCCCCTCCTCCCCAAACCCCCGCCGCGGCCATGGCGATGTTGGCCCGGGCTAGGGCCGAGACATGGCAGATTGGCAGGTGAGTGCTGGGCTCGTTGGCGAACACGAATGTCTTCTcttatttctttctttttttttgtaacgttcttctcttcttttttcAGAGAAAAAAAACACACGCACGCATTTCTTCTGCGGGCTGTCGCTTTCTAGTACGCATTTCTAGGAAGGAGACGATCCGGTGGACCTACCGATGGTGATGCCGTGGCACGACCAATGGGGAGGGCGGAAAATGCCACGTCATCTTGGAGAGGTTGCGTTTGCTTTGTGTGGGCTACTTTTGTTTTGAAAAAGATTTGTGTGGGCTACTTATGAGGCCATATCTAGTACTGGGGGCCCAACGCGTAAGCCCAATACACACGCATCAGACTCTTTTATCAAACCCAACCCAATTCGACCACGCTTCCGCCGCACCTTCTCCCCTTCCGCCTCCGATGGCCACGACGACAACGACGGGGACGGtgacggcgccggcggccagcgCCAACTTCGTAGCGACACCAGCGGCTCCGCATCCACGCCCCGGCGTGCCACCCGCTCCAAGGGCCCCCTCCACCTTGGGTCTCGTCAAGTCGGAGGCCTCTCCAGCCCCCTCGCCCactacctccgccgccacccccgCTGCCGCCGCATCCGGACCGGAGGATCCGTCCTACATCATCACCATCCCGAGTTATTCAGGTAAACCAGACCCGTGCCTTAGCGCGCCGGCGCCTACATCGTGGAGGCTAGAACATGGAACCCTAACCGGGGATTCCCCTCGCAGCGTGGTTCTCGTTCGACTCCATCCACGACACTGAGCGCCGCCTCCTGCCGGAGTTCTTCGAGggggaggccgcggcggcgtccgGGTGCCGGGGCCCGGGCGCGTACAAGTACTACCGCGACACCCTGATACGGAGGTTCCGGGCGCGGCCGGGTCGACGGCTCACGCTCACGGAGTCCAGGCGGGGACTTGTCGGCGACGTCGGCTCCGTCCGCCGCGTGTTCGACTTCCTTGAGGAATGGGGGCTCATCAACTACGGTGCTTTGCCGTCGGGCTCAAAGCAGGCGAAAGAGAAGAGGGAAGAGGCTGCACCACAGTCGACGTTGCCTTCTGGGGCAACAGCACCCAGGAAGCTTTGTACTGGGTGCCGCACTGTGTGTGGGCTTGCTTACTTTGCCTGCGAGAAGGTGAGTTTTTTGAATTTTGGACTTGGCATACATGGATTTTCCGTTACAGATATAGATATATCATATATGTAGGCGTAAATTTTCCGTTACGGATATAAGATTTGGTAATACGCATGAAACATTAACGTCCAATTAGAGCTATCTTAGTGCAGATATGCGGATATTTGGGATGGGCCACCAATTAGAGTAGCTGCAGTGCAAAATCATTTTTTTTCCTTGGCTGGCAGCATTAAGATAAATTTGAGCTGCAAAAATCCGCATCTTTTGTTTCTCTTGATATGTAATAGGAGGAGCAAATAGTTCTGCTGTTATGAG
Coding sequences within it:
- the LOC112882390 gene encoding bZIP transcription factor 50-like; the encoded protein is MAAAGVWGGGEYDLPLEEVDAVLASFSGDPAAVFAPLLAPDAEAGASRELLAAGEGHREGLGEIEKFLMEDYEDEAAMDADGVDEFLDGVLVGDGEDDGSPKSTGERSADGAGASAGDDEEVLGADGGDDLDSKKKKRRMRNKDSAMKSRERKKLYLKDLEMKSKYLEAECCRLSYALQCCAAENMALRQSLLKDRPVGAHTAMQESAVLTETLPLVSLLWLVSIVCLFLTPGVPKRSLVAPSSHGRDLVKLARTSTNGVKMFRLTTKGDDPRSLELVRLGRRCRSTRARIRSPLLPWHAVADTAGHRAILL